In Deinococcus apachensis DSM 19763, a single genomic region encodes these proteins:
- a CDS encoding glycosyltransferase family 4 protein has product MRVLFVLEYFWPQVGGVETLFDTLARSLVEHGHSADVLTTRLEGTPRFEERAGVRIHRVGRARGTDRLAFTLQATPLAVRLARRADVIHTTTYNAAPPAWLAGRLARRPVVITVHEVLGGAWHALPGLSWPQAALLRALEYACVKLPFQGYVGVSRSTRAALRQIGVPDERLTFIYNGMDLHGWAADPELAARLRSELLPAGTEGPLFTYYGRPGVTKGVEVLIAAFERVRQQLPQARLRLILGNYPQERRAELERLALARLGEAVRVLPSVPRAELPSYLVASDAVVVPSLTEGFGFTAAEAAALGVPVVASDVGSLPEVLTERNVLVPPGDPQALAAGLLRVWRTPRPQVPPREFSLGEMTLAYEAVYRHLLAGRTPVAPDLADVLPGRS; this is encoded by the coding sequence ATGAGGGTCCTGTTCGTTCTGGAATACTTCTGGCCGCAGGTGGGGGGCGTCGAGACGCTCTTCGACACTCTGGCCCGCAGCCTGGTGGAGCATGGGCACTCCGCCGATGTGCTCACCACCCGCCTGGAGGGCACCCCCCGCTTCGAGGAGCGCGCAGGCGTCCGCATCCACCGGGTGGGCCGGGCGCGCGGCACAGACCGCCTGGCCTTCACCCTGCAGGCCACGCCGCTGGCCGTCCGCCTGGCACGGCGGGCCGACGTGATCCACACCACCACCTACAACGCCGCCCCCCCCGCCTGGCTGGCCGGGCGCCTGGCGCGCAGGCCCGTCGTGATCACCGTCCACGAGGTGCTGGGGGGCGCCTGGCACGCGCTCCCCGGCTTGAGCTGGCCGCAGGCCGCCCTGCTGCGTGCCCTGGAGTACGCCTGCGTGAAGTTGCCCTTCCAGGGTTACGTGGGGGTCTCGCGCTCCACGCGGGCCGCCCTGCGGCAGATCGGGGTGCCCGACGAGCGGCTCACCTTCATCTATAACGGGATGGACCTGCACGGCTGGGCCGCCGACCCGGAGCTGGCCGCGCGCCTGCGCTCCGAGCTGCTCCCCGCCGGGACGGAAGGCCCCCTGTTCACCTACTACGGGCGGCCCGGAGTGACCAAGGGGGTGGAGGTGCTGATCGCGGCCTTCGAGCGGGTCCGCCAGCAGTTGCCCCAGGCGCGGCTGCGGCTGATCCTGGGCAATTATCCTCAGGAGCGCCGGGCGGAGCTGGAGCGGCTGGCGCTCGCGCGGCTGGGCGAGGCGGTGCGCGTGCTGCCGTCCGTGCCCCGCGCCGAGCTGCCGAGCTATCTGGTCGCCAGCGACGCCGTGGTGGTGCCGTCCCTCACCGAGGGCTTCGGCTTCACGGCCGCGGAGGCTGCGGCGCTCGGCGTGCCGGTCGTCGCCTCCGACGTGGGCTCGCTGCCCGAGGTGCTGACTGAACGGAACGTGCTCGTGCCGCCCGGGGACCCGCAGGCCCTCGCCGCCGGGCTCCTGCGGGTGTGGCGCACCCCGCGCCCGCAGGTCCCGCCGCGCGAGTTTTCCCTGGGCGAGATGACGCTGGCCTACGAGGCGGTGTACCGCCACCTCCTGGCGGGCCGCACCCCGGTCGCGCCGGACCTGGCGGACGTCCTGCCCGGGAGGTCCTGA
- a CDS encoding glycosyltransferase family 2 protein: MLQATKHADVVEPLLQLAPLPDSVPPDVVAVIPAFNEERFIASVVISTLQYVRRVIVVDDGSSDRTPFLALQAGAQVIQQPHNMGKAQAINAGFRAALAHAPAAVVCLDGDAQHDPADLPKVVRPILEEGADVVIGSRFLGIENTAPGWRQVGQHALTRVTNVTSGVHLTDSQSGFRAFSPAALRLLRFDTPGLSVESEMQFLLANSGLTVREVPISVRYLDGNKRNPVVHGLQVLDAILSLVARRRPLLFFSLPGSLVAMIGLLVGLNVWSTMERTGNLLEGRALLTSLLVIGGLLLALTGVLLHSMQHMASHIAGQVRNDLKTQMERE, translated from the coding sequence ATGCTGCAAGCAACCAAGCACGCCGATGTTGTCGAGCCACTGCTTCAACTGGCGCCCCTTCCGGACTCCGTCCCCCCCGATGTGGTCGCCGTTATCCCGGCCTTCAACGAGGAGCGGTTTATCGCCAGCGTGGTGATCAGCACCCTGCAGTACGTCCGCCGCGTCATCGTGGTGGATGACGGCTCTTCCGACCGCACGCCGTTCCTCGCCCTCCAGGCAGGGGCGCAGGTGATCCAGCAACCGCACAACATGGGTAAGGCGCAGGCGATCAACGCCGGGTTCCGGGCGGCCCTCGCCCACGCTCCCGCCGCTGTGGTTTGCCTCGACGGCGATGCGCAGCATGACCCCGCAGATCTGCCGAAGGTGGTCCGGCCCATTCTGGAAGAAGGCGCCGACGTAGTGATCGGCTCGCGCTTTCTGGGAATCGAGAACACGGCACCGGGATGGCGCCAGGTGGGTCAGCATGCCCTCACCCGGGTCACCAACGTCACGAGCGGCGTTCACCTGACCGACTCGCAGAGCGGCTTTCGCGCCTTTTCCCCCGCGGCCCTGCGCCTGCTCCGCTTCGACACGCCGGGCCTGTCGGTGGAGTCGGAGATGCAGTTCCTGCTGGCGAATTCCGGCTTGACCGTCAGGGAGGTGCCCATCAGCGTGCGCTATCTGGACGGCAACAAGCGCAACCCGGTGGTCCACGGCCTGCAGGTGCTCGACGCGATCCTGAGCCTGGTGGCACGCCGCCGCCCGCTGCTGTTCTTCTCGTTGCCTGGGTCACTGGTGGCGATGATCGGCCTGCTCGTCGGCCTCAATGTGTGGTCCACTATGGAGCGGACGGGCAACCTGTTGGAAGGCCGCGCCCTCCTGACCTCCCTGCTGGTGATTGGCGGGTTGCTGCTGGCACTCACGGGTGTGCTGCTGCATTCCATGCAGCACATGGCGTCCCACATCGCCGGGCAGGTTAGGAACGACCTGAAGACGCAGATGGAGCGCGAGTGA
- a CDS encoding glycosyltransferase family 4 protein, translating to MKILHVVGAIRLPPHPEVEGCSGVARATLELARAQVEQGHEVWIAVVGKGAWREVWRGVHLVQLPHRPWAKGRVGGRTLDFSVHLPYIALTRREHFDVIHGHMYPYLRFLRGRARVTHFHSDPGGISVPDLQLILRHSDAQIGVSAFVTEGLRRRLPGVGSIHTVYNGVDLATFDSGRWQDERRRLRAEWGLGEDDVAFLFAGAIVPEKGVLELGRAFAHLSATEPRVHLVLAGDAGLWDLTVRPHEGAQAYHAEVLRELGQVRPPGQVHALGRVSARDMGAVHAACDVLTVPSYTETFSLSALESMASGRPVIASAVGGLPEVVGLGAGLLVPPGDERALEEAMRRLARDRQTRLALGQRACERVRHLSWDAAARSLEAIYAQHLGG from the coding sequence ATGAAGATCCTGCATGTGGTCGGCGCGATCCGTCTGCCACCCCATCCGGAGGTGGAGGGGTGCAGCGGCGTGGCACGGGCCACCCTGGAACTCGCCCGCGCGCAGGTCGAACAGGGGCACGAGGTCTGGATCGCGGTGGTGGGGAAGGGCGCCTGGCGTGAGGTGTGGCGCGGGGTGCATCTGGTGCAGCTCCCACACCGTCCCTGGGCAAAGGGGCGCGTCGGGGGGCGGACACTGGATTTCAGCGTTCACCTGCCTTACATTGCCCTGACTCGTCGGGAGCACTTCGACGTGATCCATGGCCACATGTACCCGTACCTGCGCTTCCTGCGCGGGAGGGCGCGGGTCACCCACTTTCATAGTGATCCCGGCGGCATAAGCGTGCCGGACCTGCAGCTCATCTTGCGTCACAGTGACGCGCAGATTGGCGTAAGCGCCTTCGTGACCGAGGGGTTGCGCCGCCGCCTCCCGGGGGTCGGCTCCATTCACACGGTTTACAACGGGGTGGACCTGGCCACCTTCGACAGCGGGCGCTGGCAGGACGAGCGGCGCCGCTTGCGGGCGGAGTGGGGGCTGGGTGAGGACGACGTCGCCTTTCTGTTCGCCGGGGCCATCGTGCCGGAAAAGGGCGTGCTGGAGCTGGGCCGAGCCTTCGCGCACCTGAGCGCCACTGAGCCCCGCGTGCATCTGGTGCTCGCCGGGGACGCGGGCCTGTGGGACCTGACCGTGCGGCCCCATGAGGGCGCGCAGGCGTACCACGCGGAGGTGCTGCGCGAGCTGGGACAGGTCCGCCCGCCGGGCCAGGTCCACGCCCTGGGGCGGGTGAGCGCCCGCGACATGGGGGCGGTCCACGCCGCCTGCGACGTCCTCACGGTGCCCTCGTACACCGAGACCTTCTCGCTGTCCGCACTGGAGAGCATGGCGAGCGGGCGCCCGGTCATCGCCTCCGCAGTGGGCGGCCTGCCCGAGGTGGTCGGGCTGGGGGCAGGCCTGCTGGTGCCCCCGGGGGACGAGCGGGCGCTGGAGGAGGCCATGCGCCGCCTCGCCCGCGACCGGCAGACGCGGCTCGCGCTCGGGCAGCGGGCCTGCGAGCGGGTACGGCACCTTTCCTGGGACGCCGCCGCGCGGTCCCTGGAAGCGATCTACGCTCAGCACCTGGGAGGCTGA
- the asnB gene encoding asparagine synthase (glutamine-hydrolyzing): MCGFVGYVQAGPGPRPDLRAWSDVIFHRGPDQGGCVQQGPFGVGTRRLSILDLSPAGNQPMRGERFVLAFNGEIYNHWDLRRALAREGVGPDAFRGTSDTETVLRAVEHWGVRTTLARLNGIYALALWDTRDASLTLARDPLGVKPLYVQRGPGGVQFASELKALRPHATGGLDREALALYFVFGFVPSPYTLLKGVRKVRPGEVLRIYRDSCRQAWITPEAWEQPLDPGQTPEEQVRATVEHAVERQLLADVPLGIALSGGVDSTLVAVLAARRTSDLSSFSIRPAHAGGPAAGADADLAAVTARMLGFRHHEIAVRPQEVLEESIVLSMLDEPVNEPYILAEILLSRATREAGVPVLLTGHAADELFLGYEGYTSVQRWLSHNRIPLLGAALPLVDRLPFLPDERRQDYRLAIRGWRRPLPEWYVLSTSAFSVEEAATLTGLPAEGVRAAVDGVMREAVDAAGRLPAGRDLHPLELFARLDLVLNVTDHYNLRLDRASMSQSVEARVPFQDLEVVNTALRLPHTTLLQGGLKGLLKDAFADLLPEEIRGRHKQKFQAPVARWVAEPLAPWVEEWTRRAGGWLDLTPLGAQSHPGRAASRRWSVALLEAWRRDWGLEA; the protein is encoded by the coding sequence ATGTGTGGTTTTGTGGGCTATGTACAGGCTGGACCCGGGCCGAGGCCGGACCTGCGGGCCTGGAGCGACGTGATCTTTCACCGCGGCCCCGACCAGGGCGGCTGCGTGCAGCAGGGCCCCTTCGGCGTCGGCACCCGGCGGCTGAGCATCCTCGACCTCTCCCCCGCCGGGAATCAGCCCATGCGGGGGGAACGCTTCGTGCTGGCCTTCAACGGCGAGATCTACAACCACTGGGACCTGCGCCGGGCGCTGGCCCGCGAGGGGGTCGGCCCGGACGCCTTCCGGGGAACGTCGGACACCGAGACTGTCCTGCGTGCCGTCGAGCACTGGGGCGTGCGGACCACCCTGGCGCGGCTCAACGGCATCTACGCGCTGGCGCTGTGGGACACGCGGGACGCGTCCCTCACGCTGGCCCGCGATCCCCTGGGGGTCAAGCCGCTGTACGTGCAGCGCGGCCCGGGGGGCGTGCAGTTCGCCTCCGAGCTGAAGGCGCTGCGGCCCCACGCCACCGGGGGGCTCGACCGGGAGGCGCTCGCGCTGTACTTCGTGTTCGGCTTCGTGCCCTCGCCCTACACGCTGCTGAAAGGGGTCCGCAAGGTGCGGCCCGGCGAGGTGCTGCGGATCTACCGCGACAGTTGCCGCCAGGCCTGGATCACCCCGGAGGCGTGGGAGCAGCCCCTCGACCCGGGGCAGACGCCGGAGGAGCAGGTGCGGGCCACCGTGGAGCACGCGGTGGAACGGCAACTGCTGGCGGACGTGCCGCTGGGCATCGCCCTGAGCGGGGGGGTAGACTCCACGCTGGTGGCGGTGCTCGCCGCGCGGCGCACCTCCGATCTGTCGTCGTTCAGCATCCGGCCCGCGCACGCGGGCGGCCCGGCGGCGGGCGCGGACGCGGACCTCGCGGCCGTCACCGCCCGCATGCTGGGCTTCCGGCACCACGAGATCGCGGTGCGCCCCCAGGAGGTGCTGGAGGAGAGCATCGTCCTGAGCATGCTGGACGAGCCGGTCAACGAGCCGTACATCCTCGCCGAGATCCTGCTGAGCCGGGCGACGCGGGAGGCGGGGGTGCCGGTCCTGCTCACCGGCCATGCCGCCGACGAGCTGTTCCTGGGCTACGAGGGCTACACCTCGGTCCAGAGGTGGCTGAGCCACAACCGGATTCCCCTGCTGGGGGCGGCGCTGCCCCTGGTGGACCGCCTGCCCTTCCTGCCGGACGAGCGGCGGCAGGACTACCGGCTGGCGATCCGCGGCTGGCGCCGCCCCCTGCCGGAGTGGTATGTCCTGAGCACGTCAGCCTTCAGTGTGGAGGAGGCCGCGACCCTCACCGGCCTGCCCGCCGAGGGGGTGCGCGCCGCCGTGGACGGGGTGATGCGGGAGGCGGTGGATGCCGCGGGGCGCCTGCCCGCGGGGCGGGACCTGCACCCGCTGGAACTGTTCGCGCGCCTCGACCTGGTGCTCAACGTCACCGACCACTATAACCTGCGCCTCGACCGGGCCAGCATGAGCCAGTCGGTGGAGGCGCGGGTGCCCTTCCAGGATCTGGAGGTCGTGAACACTGCCCTGCGCCTGCCGCACACCACCCTGCTGCAGGGGGGGCTCAAGGGGCTGCTCAAGGACGCCTTTGCCGACCTGCTGCCGGAGGAGATCCGCGGGCGGCACAAGCAGAAGTTCCAGGCGCCCGTCGCCCGCTGGGTGGCCGAGCCGCTGGCCCCCTGGGTGGAGGAGTGGACCCGGCGGGCGGGGGGCTGGCTGGACCTCACGCCACTGGGCGCGCAGTCCCACCCCGGCCGCGCCGCCTCCCGGCGCTGGAGCGTCGCGCTCCTGGAGGCGTGGCGCCGCGACTGGGGGCTGGAGGCGTGA
- a CDS encoding glycosyltransferase, whose amino-acid sequence MSVIVPAWNDADALEGIFPALSAALTEYPGEVQLLLVAGGQDGTFERAQGLLRSPPAPNVRGAVLPQTARGKNAALNLGVQAAHHDLLVFLDADTTVEPGWLPALVRPLVGERAEATTGRFSAYTPTPVSGLFEVDQLAGQVLDGRVTLFGGGSIALSRAALDRVGGALPEDVPVGVDWDLSERLGQAGARFAFCEGARVRTEIAQTWPEYWRGEVRWRRAYLRGQMRHLRRDRRPGRLLGLLYVPLVQAAVLLGWLAFPTAARVARRPARSGLLAWGLFAGWVLGRHATTCLRVYAYTRDPRWLRLTPTYLLSFVVSAAASWSAILSLGRVSAHFKGQRRRRTEP is encoded by the coding sequence GTGAGCGTGATCGTTCCCGCCTGGAATGATGCGGACGCGTTGGAAGGAATATTCCCGGCGTTGAGCGCCGCCCTGACGGAGTACCCCGGCGAGGTCCAACTGCTGCTGGTGGCGGGCGGGCAGGACGGCACCTTCGAGCGGGCGCAGGGGTTGCTGCGCTCGCCCCCCGCGCCGAATGTTCGGGGAGCCGTGCTGCCGCAGACTGCCCGCGGCAAGAACGCCGCCCTGAACTTAGGCGTGCAGGCGGCCCACCACGACCTCCTCGTCTTTCTCGACGCGGACACGACCGTTGAACCCGGCTGGCTTCCCGCGCTGGTCCGGCCCCTGGTGGGGGAACGGGCGGAGGCGACGACCGGAAGATTCAGTGCTTACACGCCCACGCCGGTCAGCGGCCTCTTCGAGGTGGACCAACTGGCTGGGCAGGTGCTGGACGGGCGGGTCACCCTGTTCGGCGGGGGCAGCATCGCCCTGTCCCGCGCCGCGCTGGACCGCGTGGGCGGCGCGCTCCCCGAGGACGTGCCCGTCGGCGTGGACTGGGACCTCTCCGAACGGCTGGGGCAGGCGGGCGCCCGCTTCGCCTTCTGCGAGGGGGCGCGGGTGCGGACGGAGATCGCGCAGACCTGGCCCGAGTACTGGCGGGGCGAGGTGCGCTGGCGCCGCGCGTACCTGCGGGGCCAGATGCGGCATCTGCGCCGGGATAGGCGCCCGGGGCGGCTGCTGGGGCTGCTGTACGTGCCGCTGGTGCAGGCGGCGGTGCTGCTGGGGTGGCTGGCCTTCCCCACGGCGGCCCGCGTGGCGAGGAGGCCTGCCCGGTCCGGACTGCTGGCGTGGGGCCTGTTCGCCGGGTGGGTGCTGGGCCGACACGCCACGACCTGCCTGCGGGTGTACGCCTATACCCGCGACCCCCGCTGGCTGCGCCTCACGCCTACCTACCTCCTGAGCTTCGTGGTGTCCGCCGCCGCGTCGTGGTCGGCCATCCTCAGCCTTGGTCGGGTGTCCGCGCACTTCAAAGGGCAGCGGCGGCGGAGGACCGAACCATGA
- a CDS encoding glycosyltransferase family 4 protein has translation MAPGELARPPRVLVVSQYRAVGVGGAERYIDEVCRRLERQHGFVLHHLAADLPAELSPARWHFASTGMHPRWPGEVARVLREWRPDALYVHHTVPGLTDIAVRAARRLRVPVALMYHSDVTGPGPVQRMLGTLYQRLLGDGSLAAADEVQVGTRGYVEYSSALRRLGRPVVEAPPGVDGVMAGGVRRPGGRYLLFVGKPDVPSKGFGALLRAWQHLRLEEPDLELAVIGAAPPRETPPGLRWVGLVASRRELADWYASALLTVLPSTSSAESFGMVLAEALLAGCPVVGSRVGGIPSLIEEGQTGYLAAPGDTASLLRALRAGVRHHPTLQAGVNARRGEYLTRFSWNRTADIVARSLRGLAARRTLPEGQGWPATAWPGRPL, from the coding sequence GTGGCCCCGGGAGAACTCGCCCGGCCACCGCGGGTGCTGGTCGTCTCGCAGTACCGGGCAGTGGGGGTGGGGGGCGCCGAGCGGTACATTGACGAGGTATGCCGCCGCCTGGAGCGCCAGCACGGCTTCGTGCTGCACCACCTGGCCGCGGACTTGCCCGCCGAGCTGTCCCCCGCCCGCTGGCACTTTGCAAGTACCGGCATGCATCCCCGCTGGCCGGGGGAAGTCGCCCGGGTACTGCGCGAGTGGCGCCCGGACGCGCTGTACGTGCATCACACGGTGCCCGGCTTGACGGACATCGCCGTGCGCGCCGCCCGGCGCCTGCGGGTGCCGGTCGCACTGATGTACCACAGTGACGTCACCGGCCCCGGACCCGTGCAGCGCATGCTGGGCACCCTGTACCAGCGCCTGCTGGGGGACGGCTCGCTGGCCGCGGCGGACGAGGTGCAGGTGGGCACGCGCGGGTACGTCGAATACTCGTCGGCCCTGCGCCGCCTGGGGCGACCCGTGGTCGAGGCGCCCCCCGGTGTGGACGGCGTGATGGCCGGGGGGGTCCGGCGACCCGGGGGACGTTACCTGCTGTTCGTGGGCAAACCGGATGTTCCCAGCAAGGGCTTCGGGGCGCTGCTGCGCGCGTGGCAGCATTTGCGGCTGGAAGAGCCCGACCTGGAGCTGGCGGTGATCGGGGCCGCCCCACCGCGGGAGACGCCGCCCGGCCTGCGCTGGGTGGGGCTGGTCGCCTCGCGGCGCGAGCTGGCGGACTGGTACGCCTCCGCGCTGCTGACCGTGCTGCCGTCCACCTCCTCGGCGGAATCCTTCGGCATGGTGCTGGCCGAGGCGCTCCTCGCGGGCTGTCCGGTCGTGGGCTCGCGCGTGGGCGGCATCCCGTCCCTGATCGAGGAGGGACAGACGGGCTATCTCGCCGCGCCCGGCGACACCGCCAGCCTGCTGCGGGCCCTGCGCGCCGGGGTGCGGCATCACCCGACGTTGCAAGCCGGGGTGAACGCGCGGCGGGGCGAGTATCTCACCCGTTTCAGCTGGAACCGGACTGCGGACATCGTCGCCCGGTCCCTGCGAGGCCTGGCAGCGCGGAGGACGTTACCAGAGGGACAGGGGTGGCCCGCAACGGCCTGGCCGGGGAGACCCCTGTGA
- a CDS encoding NAD-dependent epimerase/dehydratase family protein, with protein sequence MPKETIYDLVTGGSGFVGSHLVDYLTNQGRSVIVVDNFDAGREENLNCSKSMIELIRADTRDESLINIIKDFNIHRVFHLAANASVPRSSQDPMYDLTTNVVGTLNMLEIARQRRSQFIYISSAAVYGTPQYIPTDEVHPTEPISYYGTSKLSGEHYTDLYRREYGLDTRIIRYFNCFGPRQPRYIVFDYLRKAYESGDTFQVLGSGEQVRTQLYVTDAAEATVLVAEKGDSKPYNIGSEESFTVLDLAKQVLDITGQTHKKITITGHSWPGDIAVLKPDITRLKSLGFRQSHSLIDGLRKVLEWWNRNTELES encoded by the coding sequence ATGCCCAAGGAAACAATTTACGACCTCGTTACCGGCGGTTCAGGCTTTGTTGGCTCTCACCTGGTTGATTATTTAACCAATCAGGGCCGCAGTGTTATTGTTGTAGATAATTTCGATGCTGGTCGTGAGGAGAATCTAAATTGTTCAAAGTCAATGATAGAACTTATACGAGCCGACACCAGGGACGAATCTTTAATAAACATTATCAAAGATTTTAATATACACAGAGTTTTTCACCTGGCCGCAAATGCTAGTGTTCCGAGGTCTTCACAAGACCCGATGTATGATCTAACCACTAACGTTGTTGGAACGTTAAACATGCTTGAAATCGCACGCCAAAGACGTTCACAATTCATATACATATCCAGTGCGGCTGTGTACGGGACACCTCAATATATTCCTACTGACGAGGTGCATCCTACTGAGCCTATTAGCTATTACGGCACCTCGAAACTGTCCGGTGAACATTATACAGATCTATACAGACGCGAGTATGGTCTGGACACTCGTATAATACGGTATTTTAACTGCTTTGGACCTCGTCAACCACGGTACATCGTGTTTGACTATTTGCGTAAGGCATACGAATCGGGCGATACATTTCAAGTTCTTGGCAGCGGAGAACAAGTAAGAACACAATTGTATGTTACTGATGCAGCTGAGGCAACTGTGCTGGTGGCAGAGAAGGGTGATTCAAAGCCTTACAACATCGGTTCAGAGGAATCTTTTACAGTGCTTGATCTCGCTAAACAGGTTCTAGATATAACTGGACAGACACATAAGAAAATTACCATAACAGGACATTCGTGGCCCGGAGATATTGCAGTTTTAAAACCAGACATTACGAGGTTGAAATCGCTAGGATTCAGACAAAGCCATTCGCTGATTGACGGCCTAAGGAAGGTGTTAGAATGGTGGAACAGAAATACCGAATTGGAATCTTGA
- a CDS encoding polysaccharide biosynthesis C-terminal domain-containing protein, which yields MSTPGRSAMGLARGVLSTPGAAWGCVTSGRTWRGMGSSVSGDLGKTPRGLTHAPGLHGDVTPERTAPSTVRNGLWNAGANALIAVAGLFSSVVVVRSLSPEAYGVMSYYLWLASVTGALGTLALPHALTKVAAELLGQNREPDAEALTALVWRVTLLLNGVILLLLTAVWLGQGRNPYLLMVAATQLPLALASIVSSHLWARQDYRPVALWTGAAALVQVALVVLAHTFGWAGPGFAAAVLGSGAVTWLGLLGHLGRIPGSRGGRVLRPVLGQYAAFLLPATLSRLIEVVVWQRSELFFLSRFSGETQIGFYNLAYTIYSIALAVGWALINGYYPAISHHHGARQPQAIRRQVQQGVTLAVLYAAPVSFGAVVLLNGVVRLLYGDKMLPAVAVGQVLLLGLTPGVLCGMLTLTLSAVGRVWLGVTLGLLVALVNLWLALWLIPRQGALGAAVATTAAQFVYFLGLSWVVSRVCGLRIAWAPPTRLLLLASATTLALPLLLLHLLPGPDLLKLLLATLVSGACYLALLWRGGELRLLQTQGGPS from the coding sequence GTGTCCACACCGGGCCGGAGCGCGATGGGCCTGGCCCGTGGCGTCCTCTCCACGCCCGGGGCCGCCTGGGGCTGCGTGACGAGCGGCAGGACATGGCGGGGGATGGGGAGCAGCGTGTCCGGTGACCTGGGGAAGACGCCCCGCGGGCTGACCCACGCGCCGGGCCTTCATGGGGATGTTACTCCGGAGCGGACGGCTCCCTCGACCGTGCGTAATGGCCTGTGGAATGCCGGGGCCAATGCGCTGATCGCCGTGGCAGGCCTGTTCAGCTCGGTGGTGGTGGTCCGCAGCCTGTCCCCGGAAGCGTACGGCGTGATGAGCTATTACCTGTGGCTTGCCAGCGTGACCGGCGCCCTGGGCACGCTGGCGCTGCCGCACGCGCTGACCAAGGTCGCCGCGGAACTGCTCGGCCAGAACCGTGAGCCGGACGCGGAGGCCCTCACCGCACTGGTGTGGCGGGTCACTCTGCTCCTCAACGGGGTCATCCTGCTGCTACTAACCGCCGTGTGGCTAGGGCAAGGCCGCAACCCGTACCTCCTGATGGTCGCGGCCACGCAACTTCCCCTGGCCCTGGCCAGCATCGTCTCGTCACATCTGTGGGCACGGCAGGATTATCGGCCCGTGGCTCTCTGGACGGGCGCCGCCGCCCTGGTGCAGGTGGCGCTGGTGGTGCTGGCACACACGTTCGGCTGGGCTGGCCCAGGCTTTGCCGCAGCTGTCCTGGGGAGCGGTGCCGTGACCTGGCTGGGCCTACTGGGGCACCTGGGGCGCATACCCGGCTCCCGGGGCGGCCGGGTGTTGCGGCCAGTGCTGGGGCAGTACGCGGCATTCCTGCTGCCCGCCACGCTTTCTCGCCTGATTGAGGTTGTGGTCTGGCAGCGCTCCGAGCTGTTCTTTCTCTCCCGCTTCTCCGGCGAGACCCAGATCGGCTTCTACAACCTGGCGTACACCATCTACAGCATCGCCCTGGCCGTGGGCTGGGCGCTGATCAACGGGTACTACCCAGCCATCTCGCACCATCACGGAGCGCGGCAGCCCCAGGCTATTCGCCGTCAGGTACAGCAGGGCGTGACGCTGGCGGTGCTATACGCTGCCCCAGTGAGTTTCGGTGCGGTCGTGCTATTGAACGGCGTGGTCCGGCTGCTGTACGGGGACAAGATGCTGCCTGCCGTGGCTGTCGGTCAGGTGCTGCTGCTGGGCCTGACGCCGGGCGTGCTCTGCGGCATGCTCACCCTCACCCTATCCGCGGTGGGCCGAGTATGGTTGGGGGTGACGCTTGGCCTGCTGGTGGCCCTGGTCAACCTGTGGCTGGCCCTGTGGTTGATCCCTCGTCAGGGGGCCCTGGGGGCCGCCGTGGCCACGACGGCCGCGCAGTTCGTGTACTTCCTCGGGTTAAGTTGGGTGGTGTCACGGGTGTGTGGACTGCGGATAGCCTGGGCGCCGCCGACGCGGCTGCTGCTGCTGGCCAGCGCGACCACGCTGGCGCTGCCGCTGCTGCTGCTGCACCTTCTGCCCGGGCCGGACCTGCTGAAGTTGCTGCTGGCTACCCTGGTGAGCGGGGCCTGCTACCTCGCGCTGCTGTGGCGTGGGGGGGAACTGCGACTGCTTCAGACTCAGGGGGGACCGTCATGA